From the genome of Pseudoliparis swirei isolate HS2019 ecotype Mariana Trench chromosome 10, NWPU_hadal_v1, whole genome shotgun sequence, one region includes:
- the LOC130200566 gene encoding small integral membrane protein 30-like — protein sequence MVPRVELTTAAATTAWLVLLSLVQPAEAYDAGDGLALLLGVVLAVAGGCVFLGWYARRRNGQL from the coding sequence ATGGTTCCCAGAGTTGAACTCACAACCGCTGCGGCGACCACCGCCTGGCTGGTGCTCCTGTCTCTGGTGCAGCCGGCGGAGGCTTACGATGCGGGCGACGGGCTGGCCCTGCTGCTGGGCGTCGTGCTGGCCGTGGCGGGTGGCTGCGTCTTCCTCGGCTGGTACGCACGGAGGCGGAACGGACAGCTGTGA